The window TCATATCAAACTTACTTACTTCTCTTTCATTCTCATTGTAAGGAGTGATGTTCAACCCTTCTAAAGTGATTGCCGTTTCTTGTTGGTTTTGTAACACTACCATCACATCAAATAGTGCTGATCTTGAAGTGTCTCTTTTTAGTTTGAGCTTCTCAACCAGTGAATCAAATGGATAGTCTTGATTCGTATATGCATCTAGTAAAGTCTCTTTTTGGATTTGTATTAATTCTTTGAAACTATTAACACCCTCAAATTCAGTTCTGATGGCCAGTGTGTTTAGATACAATCCTACCTGGTTTTCTAACGCCTCATGGGAACGACCTGCAATCGGGGTTCCGATGATAATATCACTTTGATTCGTATATCTATATAAAAGTCCATTGACTCCTGCCAGTAGGGTCATATACAAAGTAACTCCTTGTCCTTTGCTGAACTGGTTGAGTTTATCACTCAATTCTTTACCAAAACTATAGTGCTTGGTACTTCCATTGTAGGTCTTTACTAGAGGCCGTTTGCTGTAACTTGGCAGTTCCAATATCGGAATCTCTCCCTTGAACTTATCTAACCAATAATCTTCTTGCTTTTGAATAACATCTTGTTGCTCCTCACTTTGAATCCATATTACATAATCTTGGTATTGGATACTTAGTTTAGGAAGACTTACTTCTTCTCGATTGATTATATGCTTGTAGACCTGCATCAGTTCTTTAGTCAGTACTTCCATTGACCAGCCATCACCGATAATATGGTGAATGGAGAATAATAAGTAGTATTCATCTGCTGATACTTGCAATAAATTTGCACTTAGCAGTGGTGCTTTACTTAGATTAAACTCTTCTTGGTAGAAGGATTCTATTTTACTATCTACTTGCTCTTGCTGAATCTGTTCGTTTTCTAGTGTAAAGTTCAACTCTTCAGCTAGAAGTATCTTTTGATAGACTTCACCGTCCTTCTCCACAAAATACATTCGTAGACTATCGTGTCGCTCTATTAAAAAGCGGAAAGATGATGCCAAAGCATTAGCATCTAAACTTCCTTCCATCTTTAAAACTCCTGGAATGTTATAGGCTTGTCCGCCCCCTTCAAACTGGCTTAAAACCCAAAGTCTACGTTGTGAAGACGTTAATGAATAAAACTCTTGAATAGGAGCTCTCAGGATGGATTGGTAATTGGTATCGGTAATTTCTTTGCTAAGTCCTTTGATTGTTGGTAAAACAAAAACTTGTTTTACCGTTAGATTGCTTTGTAGTTCTTTGTTGATCTTGTTTATCAGTTGAGTTACTTTCAAACTATGACCTCCTAACTCAAAGAAATTATCAGTAACACCAACTTGTGCTACTCCCAAAACTTCTTGCCAGATTGAAGCCATTACTTTTTCTGTTTCTGTTTCTGGTGCGACATATACGCTTTCGCCCAAACCTTCTATCGAAACTTTTGGGAGTGCTTTTCTATCAATCTTACCATTAGAAGTTAGTGGCAATGCTTCCAATTTCATAAAATACTGGGGAATCATATAAGTTGGTAGATGAGAACGAAGTGATTCTTTTAATGTCGCTTGATCAATATTACTCTCTGTCACAAGGTAAGCAACCAAGTGCTTGTCTTGCCCCTTTTCTTGCGCAACAACAACACTCGATACAACTCCGCTTTGCTTATTCAAAACATATTCTATCTCTCCCAGTTCTATTCGATATCCCCTAATCTTTACTTGATGGTCTTTCCTGCCTATAAACTCAATATTCCCGTCAGGTAACCATCTCGCTAAATCACCCGTTTTGTACAAACGTTCACCTTCTATAAATGGATGGTCAATAAATTTCTCTGCGGTCAATTTTGGTTGGTTCAAATAGCCTCGTGATAAGCCAGCACCTGACACACATAGCTCTCCAATGACCCCTTTGGGCTGTAATGCATAATTCTGTGATAATATATATGCTTTTGAATTTTCTATTGGTTTCCCTATAGGAATTATTCTAGAATCCTCTTCTTTAGTAATTCTATATGTAGTTGAGAAAGTAGTGTTTTCAGTCGGACCATATCCATTTATTATAGTCTTAGTATTGATGTCTATAATATTATTTATAAATTTTTGTGATACAACATCTCCGCCTACGGCCAAATTAGCTATACTATTAAATATACTGGAATCTTCATTTATCAAATAATTAAACAAAGATGATATTACCCACATCGAGTTTACCTTATTCTTTAGTATTTCTTTTTTTAAAATTTTTGGAGACAAGATTTTCTCTTTTGAAATAATAACAAGACTACCTCCATTCATTAAACTTCCGTAATATTCTAGAGTACTCGCATCAAAAGAAACTGATCCTGTTGACAATATTCGACTTCTGCTATCAAGTGAAAAATATATTCCAGGTTTAATTAATCGAACCACATTCTTATGTTCAATCAACACCCCTTTAGGCTTACCTGTAGAACCTGAGGTGTAGATTACATAAGCCAATTGATTGGAATCCAGTGTTACCTTTGGTGCTTTGGTAATTTTCTCTACGGACTGGAAAACCTCTAAATATGATGCATCAATAATGAATACACAAGCGCTATCTTCTTTTATAAAATCCTTTCGCTGCTCTGGATAAGTCGGGTCGATTGGAACATACGCTCCACCTGTCTTCAAAATGGCCAATAAACTCACTACCAACCATTCGCTTCTCTCCAACTCTACACCAATCAGTGCATCTTTCTCAATATCAATGCGAGATAATAAGTCGTTCGCCATTGCATTGGACAAATCTTCTAACTCCTGATAGCTTAATTCTTTGCCTTCATAGATAATAGCCGTAGCTTCTGGTCTCTTTAAGACTTGTCCCCTAAATAAATCTATAATTGTTTTGTCTTCTGGATAATCTACATTGGTATCATTAAATGACTCTAACAATTCTATCTCCTCTGCTCTGGATAAAAGGGTTAAAGACTCTATACTCTCTTCCTGATCTTGTAAAGCCGAAGTTATGAATCGCTCTAAGTGACCGTATAATTGATCGATCAGTGAAACATCATAGATATCACTGTTATATTCTAACTGTAAGTGGATGCCTTCAGTATCTTCTGTAAAAGAAAAGGTCATATCAAACTTACTTACTTCTCTTTCATTCTCATTGTAAGGAGTGATGTTCAACCCTTCTAAAGTGATTGCCGTTTCTTGTTGGTTTTGTAACACTACCATCACATCAAATAGTGCTGATCTTGAAGTGTCTCTTTTTAGTTTGAGCTTCTCAACCAGTGAATCAAATGGATAGTCTTGATTCGTATATGCATCTAGTAAAGTCTCTTTTTGGATTTGTATTAATTCTTTGAAACTATTAACACCCTCAAATTCAGTTCTGATGGCCAGTGTGTTTAGATACAATCCTACCTGGTTTTCTAACGCCTCATGGGAACGACCTGCAATCGGGGTTCCGATGATAATATCACTTTGATTCGTATATCTATATAAAAGTCCATTGACTCCTGCCAGTAGGGTCATATACAAAGTAACTCCTTGTCCTTTGCTGAACTGGTTGAGTTTATCACTCAATTCTTTACCAAAACTATAGTGCTTGGTACTTCCATTGTAGGTCTTTACTAGAGGCCGTTTGCTGTAACTTGGCAGTTCCAATATCGGAATCTCTCCCTTGAACTTATCTAACCAATAATCTTCTTGCTTTTGAATAACATCTTGTTGCTCCTCACTTTGAATCCATATTACATAATCTTGGTATTGGATACTTAGTTTAGGAAGACTTACTTCTTCTCGATTGATTATATGCTTGTAGACCTGCATCAGTTCTTTAGTCAGTACTTCCATTGACCAGCCATCACCGATAATATGGTGAATGGAGAATAATAAGTAGTATTCATCTGCTGATACTTGCAATAAATTTGCACTTAGCAGTGGTGCTTTACTTAGATTAAACTCTTCTTGGTAGAAGGATTCTATTTTACTATCTACTTGCTCTTGCTGAATCTGTTCGTTTTCTAGTGTAAAGTTCAACTCTTCAGCTAGAAGTATCTTTTGATAGACTTCACCGTCCTTCTCCACAAAATACATTCGTAGACTATCGTGTCGCTCTATTAAAAAGCGGAAAGATGATGCCAAAGCATTAGCATCTAAACTTCCTTCCATCTTTAAAACTCCTGGAATGTTATAGGCTTGTCCGCCCCCTTCAAACTGGCTTAAAACCCAAAGTCTACGTTGTGAAGACGTTAATGAATAAAACTCTTGAATAGGAGCTCTCAGGATGGATTGGTAATTGGTATGTATAAGTAACCTCAAAAGTTGTTGTTTTTCTGCTTTGATACGATTAATCAATTCAGGTGTTAAAGCTCCTTTTGGAGCAGCAACTTTAAGTTCACCATTTTCTTCTCGAAGTTGGACTCCGAGTTCACTAAGTTGAGTTATTAATTCCAATATTATTTAAAAAGTTTTAGATGGTAATTTCTTCATAATCTCCTTCCATATTCACATTTGAGGAGAGCATTTTGATGACTTCAGATATGCTTTGTATTGTTGGCTTGTTAAAGAACATTTTCACTTGAAGTTCAATATCAAACTCTTGTTTGATTCGATTTTTTATGGCAATTATTTTTAAACTATGTCCACCGAGTTCAAAGAAATTATCTGTAACTCCTACTTTTTCTATTCCCAAAATTTCTTGCCAGATAGCTGCTAATTTAAACTCTGTTTCATTATTCGGAGCCACATACTCTCTTTCTCCCAATCCTTCTATCGAAATTTGTGGTAGTGCTTTTCTATCGATCTTACCATTAGAAGTTAGTGGTAAGAATTCCAATTCCATAAAATACTGTGGAATCATGTATTCTGGAAGATGTGATCTAAGGGAAGCTTTAAGTTCACTTTGGTCTATTCTATCTTCTGCCACAACATAGGCAACCAAATAAGCATCTTCATTGTGATAAGAAATGATCACCACTGCTCGAGAAATGGTCACTACATTTGTCAATGCGTGTTCTATCTCTCCCAATTCAATTCGATAGCCTCTTAGTTTTACCTGAGTATCTTTTCTTCCAATATACTCGATATCTCCATTAGGCAACCAACGAGCTAAATCACCAGATCTGTACAATCGTTCACCTTCTATAAATGGATGAGCAATGAATTTCTCTGAAGTGAGTTCGGCCTGGTTCAAATAACCACGTGATAAGCCAGCTCCTGAAACGCACAATTCTCCAATAATTCCCGTAGGTTGTAACTTTAATGAGTTGTTGAGTATGTAGGTATTTAGTGTAGGGATTGCTTTTCCAATATTGCTTGCTTTATTTGCGATCTCTAGAGTTCCTATTTCTTTGTAGGTTACATGAACTGTGGTCTCCGTAATTCCGTACATATTGATCAGTTTACAATGCGGATATTCAAGATTCCAATCGGATAACATTTGTGGTGATAGTGCTTCACCACCAAAAATGACATAGCGCAAAGAATTTGCTTGATTTTCTCCTAATAAGAACTCATTGAGTGCATAAAAACTTGATGGTGTCTGATTTAATACAGTGACTTCATGTGTGCGAATACAATTGGCAAATGCATCAAGATCTTTGGTTTGCTCCGAACCAATGATTACTAATCTTCCACCGAAGAGTAAGGCTCCGTACATCTCCCAAACAGAGAAGTCAAAGTTATATGCATGAAACATGGTCCAAACATCAGTTTTATTAAAATCGAAAAGTGCTTTCTCGCTGAAAAATAAACGAACCACATTTTTATGCTCAATTATTACTCCCTTCGGTTGTCCAGTTGATCCTGAAGTAAAAATCGCGTAAGCCAATTGATTTGCATCTATTGTTACTTCTGGTGCTTTATTGACCTGTGTTACAGATTGGAATGTCTCCAAGTAATATTCATCAATGGTATAAATACAGGTCGCATCTTGTTTGATAAACTCCTTGCGTTGATCAGGATTAGATGGATCAATAGGAACATAAGCTCCACCTGTCTTCAAAATGGCCAATAAACTCACTACCAACCATTCGCTTCTCTCCAACTCTACACCAATCAGTGCATCTTTCTCAATATCAATGCGAGATAATAAGTCGTTCGCCATTGCATTGGACAAATCTTCTAACTCCTGATAGCTTAATTCTTTGCCTTCATAGATAATAGCCGTAGCTTCTGGTCTCTTTAAGACTTGTCCCCTAAATAAATCTATAATTGTTTTGTCTTCTGGATAATCTACATTGGTATCATTAAATGACTCTAACAATTCTATCTCCTCTGCTCTGGATAAAAGGGTTAAAGACTCTATACTCTCTTCCTGATCTTGTAAAGCCGAAGTTATGAATCGCTCTAAGTGACCGTATAATTGATCGATCAGTGAAACATCATAGATATCACTGTTATATTCTAACTGTAAGTGGATGCCTTCAGTATCTTCTGTAAAAGAAAAGGTCATATCAAACTTACTTACTTCTCTTTCATTCTCATTGTAAGGAGTGATGTTCAACCCTTCTAAAGTGATTGCCGTTTCTTGTTGGTTTTGTAACACTACCATCACATCAAATAGTGCTGATCTTGAAGTGTCTCTTTTTAGTTTGAGCTTCTCAACCAGTGAATCAAATGGATAGTCTTGATTCGTATATGCATCTAGTAAAGTCTCTTTTTGGATTTGTATTAATTCTTTGAAACTATTAACACCCTCAAATTCAGTTCTGATGGCCAGTGTGTTTAGATACAATCCTACCTGGTTTTCTAACGCCTCATGGGAACGACCTGCAATCGGGGTTCCGATGATAATATCACTTTGATTCGTATATCTATATAAAAGTCCATTGACTCCTGCCAGTAGGGTCATATACAAAGTAACTCCTTGTCCTTTGCTGAACTGGTTGAGTTTATCACTCAATTCTTTACCAAAACTATAGTGCTTGGTACTTCCATTGTAGGTCTTTACTAGAGGCCGTTTGCTGTAACTTGGCAGTTCCAATATCGGAATCTCTCCCTTGAACTTATCTAACCAATAATCTTCTTGCTTTTGAATAACATCTTGTTGCTCCTCACTTTGAATCCATATTACATAATCTTGGTATTGGATACTTAGTTTAGGAAGACTTACTTCTTCTCGATTGATTATATGCTTGTAGACCTGCATCAGTTCTTTAGTCAGTACTTCCATTGACCAGCCATCACCGATAATATGGTGAATGGAGAATAATAAGTAGTATTCATCTGCTGATACTTGCAATAAATTTGCACTTAGCAGTGGTGCTTTACTTAGATTAAACTCTTCTTGGTAGAAGGATTCTATTTTACTATCTACTTGCTCTTGCTGAATCTGTTCGTTTTCTAGTGTAAAGTTCAACTCTTCAGCTAGAAGTATCTTTTGATAGACTTCACCGTCCTTCTCCACAAAATACATTCGTAGACTATCGTGTCGCTCTATTAAAAAGCGGAAAGATGATGCCAAAGCATTAGCATCTAAACTTCCTTCCATCTTTAAAACTCCTGGAATGTTATAGGCTTGTCCGCCCCCTTCAAACTGGCTTAAAACCCAAAGTCTACGTTGTGAAGACGTTAATGAATAAAACTCTTGAATAGGAGCTCTCAGGATGGATTGGTAATTGGTATCGGTAATTTCTTTGCTAAGTCCTTTGATTGTTGGTAAAACAAAAACTTGTTTTACCGTTAGATTGCTTTGTAGTTCTTTGTTGATCTTGTTTATCAGTTGAGTTACTTTCAAACTATGACCTCCTAACTCAAAGAAATTATCAGTAACACCAACTTGTGCTACTCCCAAAACTTCTTGCCAGATTGAAGCCATTACTTTTTCTGTTTCTGTTTCTGGTGCGACATATACGCTTTCGCCCAAACCTTCTATCGAAACTTTTGGGAGTGCTTTTCTATCAATCTTACCATTAGAAGTTAGTGGCAATGCTTCCAATTTCATAAAATACTGGGGAATCATATAAGTTGGTAGATGAGAACGAAGTGATTCTTTTAATGTCGCTTGATCAATATTACTCTCTGTCACAAGGTAAGCAACCAAGTGCTTGTCTTGCCCCTTTTCTTGCGCAACAACAACACTCGATACAACTCCGCTTTGCTTATTCAAAACATATTCTATCTCTCCCAGTTCTATTCGATATCCCCTAATCTTTACTTGATGGTCTTTCCTGCCTATAAACTCAATATTCCCGTCAGGTAACCATCTCGCTAAATCACCCGTTTTGTACAAACGTTCACCTTCTATAAATGGATGGTCAATAAATTTCTCTGCGGTCAATTTTGGTTGGTTCAAATAGCCTCGTGATAAGCCAGCACCTGACACACATAGCTCTCCAATGACCCCTTTGGGCTGTAATGCATAATTCTGTGATAATATGCATACCTGTTCATTATTTAGAGGTTTACCTATTGTGACTTTACTACCTTTTAATTCATGATTGAAAGTACTCCATATCGTTGTTTCAGTAGGTCCATAAACATTAATAAATTCGATATGATCATTATTCATTAAAAATATATCCTTAAGATTTTGAGATAAAATTTCTCCGCCAACTAAAACTACTTTCAAACTTTTCGGGAATATTTTATTTACTAATATGAGTTGTTCCAACCTAGAAGGAGTTAGTTGTAAGAAATCAATTTTATCTAACTCTAATTTATCCATAAAACTTACAGGATCCAGAAGTTGGGTTTCTTCAAATAAGACGATTTTTTTACCTAAACTTAAAACCCCTAATAATTCTATAACCGATATATCGAAAGTAAAACTAGTTGTGGCAGCTATACTGAAAACATTCTTCATTTCAAAATTCTTATAAAAATTTGATATAAAGCTAGCTAAACTTTTATTCCTTATCATTACCCCTTTAGGCTTACCTGTAGAACCTGAGGTGTAGATTACATAAGCCAATTGATTGGAATCCAGTGTTACCTTTGGTGCTTTGGTAATTTTCTCTACGGACTGGAAAACCTCTAAATATGATGCATCAATAATGAATACACAAGCGCTATCTTCTTTTATAAAATCCTTTCGCTGCTCTGGATAAGTCGGGTCGATTGGAACATACGCTCCACCTGTCTTCAAAATGGCCAATAAACTCACTACCAACCATTCGCTTCTCTCCAACTCTACACCAATCAGTGCATCTTTCTCAATATCAATGCGAGATAATAAGTCGTTCGCCATTGCATTGGACAAATCTTCTAACTCCTGATAGCTTAATTCTTTGCCTTCATAGATAATAGCCGTAGCTTCTGGTCTCTTTAAGACTTGTCCCCTAAATAAATCTATAATTGTTTTGTCTTCTGGATAATCTACATTGGTATCATTAAATGACTCTAACAATTCTATCTCCTCTGCTCTGGATAAAAGGGTTAAAGACTCTATACTCTCTTCCTGATCTTGTAAAGCCGAAGTTATGAATCGCTCTAAGTGACCGTATAATTGATCGATCAGTGAAACATCATAGATATCACTGTTATATTCTAACTGTAAGTGGATGCCTTCAGTATCTTCTGTAAAAGAAAAGGTCATATCAAACTTACTTACTTCTCTTTCATTCTCATTGTAAGGAGTGATGTTCAACCCTTCTAAAGTGATTGCCGTTTCTTGTTGGTTTTGTAACACTACCATCACATCAAATAGTGCTGATCTTGAAGTGTCTCTTTTTAGTTTGAGCTTCTCAACCAGTGAATCAAATGGATAGTCTTGATTCGTATATGCATCTAGTAAAGTCTCTTTTTGGATTTGTATTAATTCTTTGAAACTATTAACACCCTCAAATTCAGTTCTGATGGCCAGTGTGTTTAGATACAATCCTACCTGGTTTTCTAACGCCTCATGGGAACGACCTGCAATCGGGGTTCCGATGATAATATCACTTTGATTCGTATATCTATATAAAAGTCCATTGACTCCTGCCAGTAGGGTCATATACAAAGTAACTCCTTGTCCTTTGCTGAACTGGTTGAGTTTATCACTCAATTCTTTACCAAAACTATAGTGCTTGGTACTTCCATTGTAGGTCTTTACTAGAGGCCGTTTGCTGTAACTTGGCAGTTCCAATATCGGAATCTCTCCCTTGAACTTATCTAACCAATAATCTTCTTGCTTTTGAATAACATCTTGTTGCTCCTCACTTTGAATCCATATTACATAATCTTGGTATTGGATACTTAGTTTAGGAAGACTTACTTCTTCTCGATTGATTATATGCTTGTAGACCTGCATCAGTTCTTTAGTCAGTACTTCCATTGACCAGCCATCACCGATAATATGGTGAATGGAGAATAATAAGTAGTATTCATCTGCTGATACTTGCAATAAATTTGCACTTAGCAGTGGTGCTTTACTTAGATTAAACTCTTCTTGGTAGAAGGATTCTATTTTACTATCTACTTGCTCTTGCTGAATCTGTTCGTTTTCTAGTGTAAAGTTCAACTCTTCAGCTAGAAGTATCTTTTGATAGACTTCACCGTCCTTCTCCACAAAATACATTCGTAGACTATCGTGTCGCTCTATTAAAAAGCGGAAAGATGATGCCAAAGCATTAGCATCTAAACTTCCTTCCATCTTTAAAACTCCTGGAATGTTATAGGCTTGTCCCGCCCCCTTCAAACTGGCTTAAAACCCAAAGTCTACGTTGTGAAGACGTTAATGAATAAAACTCTTGAATAGGAGCTCTCAGGATGGATTGGTAATTGGTATCGGTAATTTCTTTGCTAAGTCCTTTGATTGTTGGTAAAACAAAAACTTGTTTTACCGTTAGATTGCTTTGTAGTTCTTTGTTGATCTTGTTTATCAGTTGAGTTACTTTCAAACTATGACCTCCTAACTCAAAGAAATTATCAGTAACACCAACTTGTGCTACTCCCAAAACTTCTTGCCAGATTGAAGCCATTACTTTTTCTGTTTCTGTTTCTGGTGCGACATATACGCTTTCGCCCAAACCTTCTATCGAAACTTTTGGGAGTGCTTTTCTATCAATCTTACCATTAGAAGTTAGTGGCAATGCTTCCAATTTCATAAAATACTGGGGAATCATATAAGTTGGTAGATGAGAACGAAGTGATTCTTTTAATGTCGCTTGATCAATATTACTCTCTGTCACAAGGTAAGCAACCAAGTGCTTGTCTTGCCCCTTTTCTTGCGCAACAACAACACTCGATACAACTCCGCTTTGCTTATTCAAAACATATTCTATCTCTCCCAGTTCTATTCGATATCCCCTAATCTTTACTTGATGGTCTTTCCTGCCTATAAACTCAATATTCCCGTCAGGTAACCATCTCGCTAAATCACCCGTTTTGTACAAACGTTCACCTTCTATAAATGGATGGTCAATAAATTTCTCTGCGGTCAATTTTGGTTGGTTCAAATAGCCTCGTGATAAGCCAGCACCTGACACACATAGCTCTCCAATGACCCCTTTGGGCTGTAATGCATTGCTAAAAGAATCTAAAATATAAGCTTGATAATTATTCAGTGGTGTTCCAATTGGAATGTAAGGAGTTTTGATAGCTTTAAGACTATCAATTTTAAGATTCGTTGCACAAATAGTACTTTCTGTTGGACCATAAGCATTGATGATTTCTACATTATTTTTATGATACCATTCAAT is drawn from Nonlabens dokdonensis DSW-6 and contains these coding sequences:
- a CDS encoding non-ribosomal peptide synthetase, whose translation is MEGSLDANALASSFRFLIERHDSLRMYFVEKDGEVYQKILLAEELNFTLENEQIQQEQVDSKIESFYQEEFNLSKAPLLSANLLQVSADEYYLLFSIHHIIGDGWSMEVLTKELMQVYKHIINREEVSLPKLSIQYQDYVIWIQSEEQQDVIQKQEDYWLDKFKGEIPILELPSYSKRPLVKTYNGSTKHYSFGKELSDKLNQFSKGQGVTLYMTLLAGVNGLLYRYTNQSDIIIGTPIAGRSHEALENQVGLYLNTLAIRTEFEGVNSFKELIQIQKETLLDAYTNQDYPFDSLVEKLKLKRDTSRSALFDVMVVLQNQQETAITLEGLNITPYNENEREVSKFDMTFSFTEDTEGIHLQLEYNSDIYDVSLIDQLYGHLERFITSALQDQEESIESLTLLSRAEEIELLESFNDTNVDYPEDKTIIDLFRGQVLKRPEATAIIYEGKELSYQELEDLSNAMANDLLSRIDIEKDALIGVELERSEWLVVSLLAILKTGGAYVPIDPTYPEQRKDFIKEDSACVFIIDASYLEVFQSVEKITKAPKVTLDSNQLAYVIYTSGSTGKPKGVMIRNKSLASFISNFYKNFEMKNVFSIAATTSFTFDISVIELLGVLSLGKKIVLFEETQLLDPVSFMDKLELDKIDFLQLTPSRLEQLILVNKIFPKSLKVVLVGGEILSQNLKDIFLMNNDHIEFINVYGPTETTIWSTFNHELKGSKVTIGKPLNNEQVCILSQNYALQPKGVIGELCVSGAGLSRGYLNQPKLTAEKFIDHPFIEGERLYKTGDLARWLPDGNIEFIGRKDHQVKIRGYRIELGEIEYVLNKQSGVVSSVVVAQEKGQDKHLVAYLVTESNIDQATLKESLRSHLPTYMIPQYFMKLEALPLTSNGKIDRKALPKVSIEGLGESVYVAPETETEKVMASIWQEVLGVAQVGVTDNFFELGGHSLKVTQLINKINKELQSNLTVKQVFVLPTIKGLSKEITDTNYQSILRAPIQEFYSLTSSQRRLWVLSQFEGGGQAYNIPGVLKMEGSLDANALASSFRFLIERHDSLRMYFVEKDGEVYQKILLAEELNFTLENEQIQQEQVDSKIESFYQEEFNLSKAPLLSANLLQVSADEYYLLFSIHHIIGDGWSMEVLTKELMQVYKHIINREEVSLPKLSIQYQDYVIWIQSEEQQDVIQKQEDYWLDKFKGEIPILELPSYSKRPLVKTYNGSTKHYSFGKELSDKLNQFSKGQGVTLYMTLLAGVNGLLYRYTNQSDIIIGTPIAGRSHEALENQVGLYLNTLAIRTEFEGVNSFKELIQIQKETLLDAYTNQDYPFDSLVEKLKLKRDTSRSALFDVMVVLQNQQETAITLEGLNITPYNENEREVSKFDMTFSFTEDTEGIHLQLEYNSDIYDVSLIDQLYGHLERFITSALQDQEESIESLTLLSRAEEIELLESFNDTNVDYPEDKTIIDLFRGQVLKRPEATAIIYEGKELSYQELEDLSNAMANDLLSRIDIEKDALIGVELERSEWLVVSLLAILKTGGAYVPIDPSNPDQRKEFIKQDATCIYTIDEYYLETFQSVTQVNKAPEVTIDANQLAYAIFTSGSTGQPKGVIIEHKNVVRLFFSEKALFDFNKTDVWTMFHAYNFDFSVWEMYGALLFGGRLVIIGSEQTKDLDAFANCIRTHEVTVLNQTPSSFYALNEFLLGENQANSLRYVIFGGEALSPQMLSDWNLEYPHCKLINMYGITETTVHVTYKEIGTLEIANKASNIGKAIPTLNTYILNNSLKLQPTGIIGELCVSGAGLSRGYLNQAELTSEKFIAHPFIEGERLYRSGDLARWLPNGDIEYIGRKDTQVKLRGYRIELGEIEHALTNVVTISRAVVIISYHNEDAYLVAYVVAEDRIDQSELKASLRSHLPEYMIPQYFMELEFLPLTSNGKIDRKALPQISIEGLGEREYVAPNNETEFKLAAIWQEILGIEKVGVTDNFFELGGHSLKIIAIKNRIKQEFDIELQVKMFFNKPTIQSISEVIKMLSSNVNMEGDYEEITI
- a CDS encoding non-ribosomal peptide synthetase, which produces MELITQLSELGVQLREENGELKVAAPKGALTPELINRIKAEKQQLLRLLIHTNYQSILRAPIQEFYSLTSSQRRLWVLSQFEGGGQAYNIPGVLKMEGSLDANALASSFRFLIERHDSLRMYFVEKDGEVYQKILLAEELNFTLENEQIQQEQVDSKIESFYQEEFNLSKAPLLSANLLQVSADEYYLLFSIHHIIGDGWSMEVLTKELMQVYKHIINREEVSLPKLSIQYQDYVIWIQSEEQQDVIQKQEDYWLDKFKGEIPILELPSYSKRPLVKTYNGSTKHYSFGKELSDKLNQFSKGQGVTLYMTLLAGVNGLLYRYTNQSDIIIGTPIAGRSHEALENQVGLYLNTLAIRTEFEGVNSFKELIQIQKETLLDAYTNQDYPFDSLVEKLKLKRDTSRSALFDVMVVLQNQQETAITLEGLNITPYNENEREVSKFDMTFSFTEDTEGIHLQLEYNSDIYDVSLIDQLYGHLERFITSALQDQEESIESLTLLSRAEEIELLESFNDTNVDYPEDKTIIDLFRGQVLKRPEATAIIYEGKELSYQELEDLSNAMANDLLSRIDIEKDALIGVELERSEWLVVSLLAILKTGGAYVPIDPTYPEQRKDFIKEDSACVFIIDASYLEVFQSVEKITKAPKVTLDSNQLAYVIYTSGSTGKPKGVLIEHKNVVRLIKPGIYFSLDSRSRILSTGSVSFDASTLEYYGSLMNGGSLVIISKEKILSPKILKKEILKNKVNSMWVISSLFNYLINEDSSIFNSIANLAVGGDVVSQKFINNIIDINTKTIINGYGPTENTTFSTTYRITKEEDSRIIPIGKPIENSKAYILSQNYALQPKGVIGELCVSGAGLSRGYLNQPKLTAEKFIDHPFIEGERLYKTGDLARWLPDGNIEFIGRKDHQVKIRGYRIELGEIEYVLNKQSGVVSSVVVAQEKGQDKHLVAYLVTESNIDQATLKESLRSHLPTYMIPQYFMKLEALPLTSNGKIDRKALPKVSIEGLGESVYVAPETETEKVMASIWQEVLGVAQVGVTDNFFELGGHSLKVTQLINKINKELQSNLTVKQVFVLPTIKGLSKEITDTNYQSILRAPIQEFYSLTSSQRRLWVLSQFEGGGQAYNIPGVLKMEGSLDANALASSFRFLIERHDSLRMYFVEKDGEVYQKILLAEELNFTLENEQIQQEQVDSKIESFYQEEFNLSKAPLLSANLLQVSADEYYLLFSIHHIIGDGWSMEVLTKELMQVYKHIINREEVSLPKLSIQYQDYVIWIQSEEQQDVIQKQEDYWLDKFKGEIPILELPSYSKRPLVKTYNGSTKHYSFGKELSDKLNQFSKGQGVTLYMTLLAGVNGLLYRYTNQSDIIIGTPIAGRSHEALENQVGLYLNTLAIRTEFEGVNSFKELIQIQKETLLDAYTNQDYPFDSLVEKLKLKRDTSRSALFDVMVVLQNQQETAITLEGLNITPYNENEREVSKFDMTFSFTEDTEGIHLQLEYNSDIYDVSLIDQLYGHLERFITSALQDQEESIESLTLLSRAEEIELLESFNDTNVDYPEDKTIIDLFRGQVLKRPEATAIIYEGKELSYQELEDLSNAMANDLLSRIDIEKDALIGVELERSEWLVVSLLAILKTGGAYVPIDPTYPEQRKDFIKEDSACVFIIDASYLEVFQSVEKITKAPKVTLDSNQLAYVIYTSGSTGKPKGVLIEHKSAAFFIQWSKSIYDRTDVDIVYFTTSFSFDLSVYEVFYPLCSGKKVRIIENGTQIPQYLEEDNNVLINTVPSVVQFLLDQGTNFNFMKVLNMAGEIIPSKFAEALPLSTMDVYNLYGPSEDTTYSTYFKLREASFGRSISIGVPIDNTQVFILSEDYALQPKGVIGELCVSGAGLSRGYLNQPKLTAEKFIDHPFIEGERLYKTGDLARWLPDGNIEFIGRKDHQVKIRGYRIELGEIEYVLNKQSGVVSSVIVAQEKGQDKHLVAYLVTENNIDQATLKESLRSHLPTYMIPQYFMELEALPLTSNGKVDRRALSQLSVEGLGDRAYVAPSNEIERKLVQIWEELLGLDKVGVTDNFFELGGHSLNANTLLNEIKVEYGIRISWEEFFRSSTIKGLGLHIENFLWVDNSEQTDKKKIII